In Clostridium sp. SY8519, one genomic interval encodes:
- a CDS encoding thiamine pyrophosphate-dependent enzyme: MASYNFKEVMSKPERFSPGHRMCPGCGAPLAVRAVLRALHEEDQAVIANATGCMEVSTFMYPYTAWEDSYIHNAFENAGATLSGVETAYRALRKRGRLPQQERFKFIAFGGDGGTYDIGFQSLSGAMERNHDLVYVCYDNGAYMNTGIQRSSATPMFADSTTTPVGTESNGKLQPRKDLTAIIADHRVPYVAQTTFLGNFSDIHRKAEKAIYTEGAAFLNVMAPCPRGWRYETGDLMKICRLAADTCYWPLFEVEQDRWRLTYEPKKKLPVEDFLRSQGRFRHLFRPENEHLIEQFQKEVDRRWEDLLYQCAR; encoded by the coding sequence ATGGCATCGTATAATTTTAAAGAAGTAATGAGCAAACCGGAGCGCTTCTCCCCGGGACACAGAATGTGTCCGGGCTGCGGCGCCCCCCTTGCGGTCCGTGCGGTCCTGCGGGCCCTGCATGAAGAGGATCAGGCAGTGATTGCCAATGCCACCGGCTGTATGGAAGTGTCCACCTTCATGTATCCGTATACTGCGTGGGAAGACAGCTATATCCACAATGCCTTTGAGAATGCGGGCGCAACTTTAAGCGGTGTGGAGACTGCTTACCGTGCGCTGCGAAAACGGGGAAGACTGCCGCAGCAGGAGCGGTTTAAATTTATTGCCTTCGGCGGGGACGGCGGCACCTATGATATCGGGTTCCAGTCCCTGTCCGGAGCCATGGAGCGCAACCATGATCTGGTTTATGTGTGTTATGACAACGGCGCTTATATGAATACCGGTATCCAGCGTTCCTCGGCGACTCCGATGTTTGCGGATTCCACCACCACACCGGTGGGCACAGAATCCAACGGAAAACTGCAGCCCAGAAAGGATCTGACGGCGATTATTGCGGACCATCGGGTTCCTTATGTGGCGCAGACTACATTCCTGGGAAACTTCAGCGATATTCACAGAAAAGCGGAAAAAGCCATTTATACAGAAGGCGCGGCTTTTTTAAATGTTATGGCTCCCTGCCCGCGGGGATGGCGCTATGAGACCGGGGATCTGATGAAAATCTGCCGGCTTGCGGCAGATACCTGCTACTGGCCGCTGTTTGAAGTGGAGCAGGACCGGTGGCGCCTGACCTATGAACCGAAGAAAAAGCTTCCGGTGGAAGACTTCCTCCGGTCACAGGGAAGGTTCCGGCATTTGTTCCGGCCGGAAAATGAACATCTGATAGAACAGTTCCAGAAAGAAGTGGACAGGCGCTGGGAGGATCTGCTGTATCAATGCGCGCGGTAA
- a CDS encoding BlaI/MecI/CopY family transcriptional regulator: MVDKHDRYYLTPAEKLVMRIIWLSDKEMVLNEILRACNEQYGKNWKSQTVSTYLSHLVQKEYLCMERNGKYCQYKPIVTVVEYLRYDAGNFSDYWGVDRERFKDFVREESKSPDSEGKHLVNRI, encoded by the coding sequence ATGGTAGACAAACACGACAGGTATTATTTGACTCCGGCCGAGAAGCTGGTCATGCGTATTATCTGGCTGTCAGACAAGGAAATGGTGCTGAATGAAATACTGCGTGCATGCAATGAGCAGTATGGGAAAAACTGGAAATCTCAGACAGTCAGTACCTATCTGAGCCACCTGGTTCAGAAAGAGTATCTGTGCATGGAGCGAAATGGCAAGTACTGTCAGTATAAACCGATTGTCACAGTGGTCGAGTATCTGCGGTATGACGCAGGCAATTTTTCGGATTACTGGGGCGTGGACAGGGAGCGGTTCAAGGATTTTGTAAGAGAAGAATCGAAATCCCCGGACAGTGAAGGCAAGCATCTGGTGAATCGGATCTGA
- a CDS encoding LysR family transcriptional regulator → MTDLQIMYFLTTAKNKSFSKAARELYVSQPAVSRQILSLEKELGVTLFAREARQVKLTESGRMFYDFFEKYRADLMDLKMRARIREQSEKRILRFGIIKNWDLSRLVVPLLRRFSEIHPDVQVEIDSYEPHQVRELLQYGKEDVILSIEADTAGDCMIRDQVIAHLPRVLLYNELTRPETEGIPRPEDFKKSVFLVSSSGDYDYVADTVRSICKPYGFTPTLHPVTSVDAMIVGVQCGMGVALVDSWNRALGDEAFSSIQLNTSHELHLLCRADPSDSVMEDFIREIRGLV, encoded by the coding sequence ATGACTGACCTGCAGATCATGTACTTTCTTACAACGGCCAAAAACAAAAGCTTTTCCAAAGCAGCCCGGGAACTGTATGTCTCACAGCCTGCGGTCAGCCGCCAGATCCTGAGCCTGGAAAAGGAGCTTGGCGTGACGCTGTTTGCCCGGGAGGCCAGGCAGGTGAAACTGACGGAAAGCGGGCGGATGTTTTACGATTTCTTTGAAAAATACCGGGCGGATCTGATGGATCTGAAAATGCGTGCCAGAATCCGTGAACAGTCAGAAAAACGGATTCTCCGGTTCGGCATTATAAAAAACTGGGATTTATCCAGACTGGTGGTGCCTCTGCTGCGCCGGTTTTCCGAAATACATCCGGACGTGCAGGTGGAGATTGACAGTTATGAGCCGCACCAGGTGCGGGAATTGCTGCAATATGGAAAAGAAGACGTGATCCTGTCCATTGAGGCGGATACTGCCGGCGACTGCATGATCCGGGATCAGGTCATAGCCCATCTGCCCCGGGTGCTTCTGTACAATGAGCTGACCCGGCCGGAGACAGAGGGAATTCCACGTCCGGAAGATTTTAAAAAAAGTGTGTTTCTGGTGTCTTCCAGCGGGGATTATGACTATGTGGCGGACACCGTGCGCAGTATCTGCAAGCCCTATGGATTTACACCGACGCTGCATCCGGTGACCAGTGTGGACGCGATGATTGTCGGCGTGCAGTGCGGGATGGGCGTAGCCCTGGTGGACAGCTGGAACCGGGCACTGGGGGACGAGGCGTTTTCCAGCATTCAGCTCAATACTTCCCATGAGCTGCATCTGCTGTGCCGGGCGGATCCGTCGGATTCGGTGATGGAAGACTTTATCCGGGAAATCAGGGGGCTTGTATAA
- a CDS encoding ABC-F family ATP-binding cassette domain-containing protein, with the protein MNILSLENISKSYSERPLLDQTSFFLQEGDKVGIVGVNGTGKSTLLKIAAGLEEPDAGSRITASHAVIQYLPQMPEFPADMTIIEHVRAVMQKAVSWDMEGEVRAMLDRLEIWNLQQKIGELSGGQRKRLALAEVLLKPCDILILDEPTNHLDLWMAEWLETYLKGYRGSLMMVTHDRYFLDSVSNRIVEVDKGKIYNYDAGYSGFLELKQEREEMAQAAERKRQSLLRVELEWVRRGARARSTKQKAHLQRYENLKNQSGPVQDRQVEMDSVSSRMGNTTIEIRSLCKSYGDRTLIRDFSYIFLKHDRIGFVGHNGCGKTTLMKMLVGALQPDSGEILVGQTIKIGYYSQEVTFDPSRKTGNKADAAYMDPELRVIDYIRDTAEYVRTKDGLISASAMLERFLFPPEEQYSRIGKLSGGERRRLNLLRVLMEAPNVLILDEPTNDLDITTLTILEDYLDRFSGIVITVSHDRYFLDRVVRRIFAFEENGRLVQYEGGYTDYQRKAGEKALMDTGRDTGASHRAGSGSGGRITDADGHVLSGKAAYQAQKKQEKKLKFSYQEQREYDTIEEEIAALEEKMEQLDAEMAHHASDYPKLRELTEKKEKTEAALTQKMERWEYLEELAEKIAAQNTSA; encoded by the coding sequence TTGAATATCTTATCGTTGGAAAATATATCAAAATCTTATTCCGAGCGGCCCCTGCTGGACCAGACGTCCTTTTTCCTTCAGGAAGGAGACAAAGTGGGAATTGTCGGCGTAAACGGAACCGGCAAATCTACACTTCTGAAGATTGCGGCAGGTCTGGAGGAACCGGATGCCGGCAGCCGGATTACAGCCAGTCATGCGGTGATCCAGTATCTGCCGCAGATGCCGGAATTTCCCGCGGATATGACGATTATCGAACATGTGCGCGCGGTGATGCAGAAGGCCGTCAGCTGGGATATGGAAGGAGAAGTCCGGGCCATGCTGGACCGGCTGGAGATCTGGAATCTGCAGCAGAAAATCGGGGAGCTGTCCGGCGGCCAGCGCAAACGGCTTGCCCTGGCAGAAGTCCTGTTGAAGCCCTGTGACATTCTGATTCTGGATGAGCCCACCAACCATCTGGACCTGTGGATGGCGGAATGGCTGGAAACCTATCTGAAGGGATACCGGGGCAGTCTGATGATGGTTACCCATGACCGCTATTTCCTGGACAGTGTATCCAACCGCATCGTGGAAGTGGATAAGGGAAAAATCTACAATTACGATGCCGGTTATTCCGGCTTCCTGGAACTGAAGCAGGAACGGGAGGAAATGGCGCAGGCAGCGGAGCGCAAACGCCAGTCCCTGCTGCGGGTGGAACTGGAATGGGTCCGCCGGGGCGCCCGTGCCCGATCCACAAAACAGAAGGCCCATCTGCAGCGCTACGAAAATCTGAAAAATCAGAGCGGGCCGGTGCAGGACCGTCAGGTGGAGATGGACTCCGTGTCGTCGCGTATGGGAAACACGACCATAGAGATTCGCAGTCTGTGCAAAAGCTACGGGGACCGCACACTGATCCGGGATTTTTCCTATATCTTTCTGAAACATGACCGGATCGGATTTGTCGGACACAACGGATGCGGCAAGACGACCCTGATGAAAATGCTTGTGGGCGCCCTGCAGCCGGATTCCGGCGAAATTCTTGTGGGTCAGACGATAAAGATCGGCTATTACAGCCAGGAGGTTACCTTTGACCCGAGCCGAAAAACCGGAAATAAGGCAGACGCGGCTTATATGGATCCTGAGCTGCGGGTGATTGACTATATCCGGGACACGGCGGAGTATGTCCGGACAAAGGACGGGCTCATCAGTGCCTCCGCCATGCTGGAACGCTTCCTGTTTCCGCCGGAAGAGCAGTACAGCAGGATCGGCAAGCTGTCCGGCGGGGAACGCCGCAGACTGAATCTTCTGCGTGTGCTGATGGAAGCGCCCAATGTGCTGATTTTGGATGAACCCACCAATGATCTGGATATTACGACCCTGACCATTCTGGAAGACTATCTGGACCGTTTCAGCGGAATCGTCATCACGGTATCCCATGACAGATATTTTCTGGACCGGGTCGTCCGCAGAATCTTCGCCTTTGAAGAAAACGGCCGCCTGGTGCAGTATGAGGGAGGCTATACGGATTATCAGCGGAAAGCAGGGGAAAAAGCCCTGATGGATACAGGACGGGATACCGGAGCGTCCCATCGTGCCGGCAGCGGATCCGGCGGGCGGATCACAGATGCCGACGGGCATGTGCTGAGCGGAAAAGCGGCCTATCAGGCACAGAAAAAGCAGGAGAAAAAACTGAAATTTTCCTATCAGGAACAGCGGGAATACGACACTATTGAAGAGGAAATCGCCGCGCTGGAAGAAAAAATGGAACAGCTGGATGCGGAAATGGCCCATCATGCCAGCGACTATCCGAAGCTCAGAGAACTGACAGAGAAAAAAGAAAAAACAGAAGCAGCATTGACTCAGAAAATGGAACGGTGGGAGTATCTGGAAGAACTGGCGGAAAAAATCGCCGCGCAGAACACTTCCGCATAA
- the porA gene encoding 2-ketoisovalerate ferredoxin oxidoreductase subunit alpha, producing the protein MAENKQVCRPISERLSGNEAVAYAIRQVNPDVMPAFPITPSTEIPQMVSTYIANGQMETEFIPVESEHSAMSAAIGASAAGARTMTATSSAGLALMWEELLMAASNRLPIVLTLVNRTLSGPININCDHTDGMGARDTGWIQIYAENNQEVYDNYIQAFRIAEHKDVHLPIMICQDGFITSHAVQNISLMPDEPVREFVGTYEPEEFLLNPHRPVSAGPYAETDFVMEARKNQRQAMENAKQVILDVGREYGGISGREYGLFEAYRTEDADCIMLLMGSAAGTAKEAVDELREQEKKVGVLKLRVFRPFPAEEIAEVLKGAKAAAILDRSESYSGGAGVLGSEVMAALYRAHADTLAVNYVYGLGGRDFTTADAAGVFAELEEALTGGTEIPQYQYIGLRQ; encoded by the coding sequence ATGGCAGAGAACAAGCAGGTATGCAGACCGATTTCGGAGCGGTTATCCGGAAATGAAGCAGTGGCGTATGCCATCCGTCAGGTAAATCCCGATGTGATGCCGGCGTTTCCCATCACGCCCTCCACGGAGATTCCCCAGATGGTGTCCACCTATATCGCCAACGGACAGATGGAGACAGAATTTATCCCGGTGGAAAGCGAGCATTCTGCCATGAGCGCTGCCATCGGCGCCTCCGCTGCCGGTGCCCGTACCATGACGGCCACATCCTCCGCCGGGCTGGCGCTGATGTGGGAGGAACTGCTGATGGCAGCTTCCAATCGGCTGCCGATCGTCCTAACCCTGGTGAACCGCACCCTGTCCGGGCCGATCAACATCAACTGCGACCATACGGACGGCATGGGAGCCCGGGATACCGGCTGGATCCAGATCTATGCGGAAAACAATCAGGAAGTCTATGATAATTATATCCAGGCCTTCCGGATTGCGGAGCATAAAGATGTGCACCTGCCCATTATGATCTGCCAGGACGGATTTATCACCAGTCACGCGGTGCAGAATATCAGCCTGATGCCGGACGAACCGGTGCGGGAGTTTGTGGGAACTTATGAACCGGAAGAATTTCTGCTGAATCCGCACCGGCCGGTATCCGCAGGACCGTACGCAGAGACGGATTTTGTGATGGAAGCGCGGAAAAACCAGCGGCAGGCCATGGAAAATGCCAAACAGGTGATTCTGGATGTGGGCCGGGAATACGGCGGGATTTCCGGCAGGGAATATGGCCTGTTTGAGGCCTACCGCACGGAGGACGCGGACTGTATCATGCTTTTGATGGGATCCGCGGCCGGGACTGCCAAAGAAGCAGTGGATGAACTGCGGGAACAGGAGAAAAAGGTCGGCGTGCTGAAGCTGAGGGTATTCCGGCCGTTTCCGGCAGAAGAAATTGCGGAAGTATTAAAAGGCGCAAAGGCGGCAGCGATTCTGGACCGTTCGGAAAGCTACAGCGGCGGAGCCGGCGTGCTTGGAAGCGAAGTCATGGCTGCCCTGTACCGGGCCCATGCGGATACCCTGGCGGTAAATTACGTATACGGCCTGGGCGGCCGGGACTTTACCACCGCTGACGCTGCCGGCGTGTTTGCGGAGCTGGAAGAGGCGCTGACCGGCGGCACAGAGATCCCGCAGTACCAGTATATCGGATTGAGACAGTAG
- a CDS encoding prephenate dehydratase yields MHSLDQLHGAIGEVNRQIVHLMKRKMELLKDTSQAESTNGQFPGKTYGAYLHALESRRLPVEDPTVVYQGEPGAYSEMAAIDFFGPNVRARGLYQFEDTFEALKSGAADYAILPIENSTSGAIRQVYDLLSVYNYFFVGETTVHVSHNLMALPGVKLEDIRTVYSHEQGLFQCEQYLNAHPEWKQVPQADTAGSAKMVAETKDPHAAAICSSRAAELYGLKILKETINSNTHNTTRFVVISPRMELRDRRDKICISLTATHASGSLHDILTVFAVHGINLVRLESRPILEHNWEYMFFIEFSGDLMSSGMDEVIHELSLMSHDLRVLGNFASNLD; encoded by the coding sequence ATGCATTCACTTGATCAGCTGCACGGTGCCATTGGCGAAGTCAACCGGCAGATCGTGCATTTAATGAAACGAAAAATGGAACTGCTTAAAGACACCAGTCAGGCAGAAAGCACGAACGGACAGTTTCCCGGCAAAACCTACGGCGCCTATCTGCACGCCCTGGAATCCCGCCGGCTTCCGGTGGAAGACCCAACCGTGGTCTATCAGGGGGAACCCGGCGCCTACAGCGAAATGGCCGCCATCGACTTCTTCGGCCCGAACGTCCGGGCCAGGGGACTGTATCAGTTTGAGGATACCTTTGAGGCGTTAAAAAGCGGCGCGGCAGATTATGCCATCCTCCCGATCGAAAACTCCACAAGCGGCGCCATCCGCCAGGTCTATGACCTGCTGTCTGTCTATAATTACTTTTTTGTCGGCGAGACCACGGTTCACGTCAGTCATAACCTGATGGCGCTCCCGGGTGTAAAGCTGGAAGATATCCGCACGGTCTATTCCCATGAACAGGGGCTGTTTCAGTGTGAACAGTATCTCAACGCTCACCCGGAATGGAAGCAGGTGCCCCAGGCAGACACTGCCGGAAGCGCGAAGATGGTCGCCGAGACCAAAGATCCCCACGCTGCCGCCATCTGTTCTTCCCGGGCGGCGGAGCTCTACGGTCTGAAGATCCTCAAAGAAACCATCAATTCCAACACCCACAATACGACCCGGTTTGTCGTGATTTCTCCCCGGATGGAGCTGCGGGACCGCAGAGATAAAATCTGCATCTCCCTGACGGCCACCCACGCCTCCGGTTCCCTGCATGATATCCTCACAGTCTTTGCCGTGCACGGAATCAACCTGGTGCGTCTGGAGTCCCGGCCGATTCTTGAGCACAACTGGGAATACATGTTTTTCATCGAATTCAGCGGTGATCTGATGAGCAGCGGGATGGATGAAGTCATCCACGAACTGTCTTTAATGTCCCACGATCTCCGGGTGCTCGGCAACTTTGCCTCCAATCTGGACTGA
- a CDS encoding diaminopimelate decarboxylase: MKKKPFVSLDQVKEIVKTYPTPFHIYDEKGMRENAEAVKEAFAWNKGFREYFAVKAEPNPFIMEIFKEYGCGADCSSMAELELSHAVGLTGDAIMFSSNDTPAEEFVRAKELGAIINLDDFTHIEYFEKVAGPFPKKMCLRYNPGGVYQLSNGIMDNPGDSKYGLTKEQLIEGYRILKEKGVEEFGLHSFLVSNTVTNDYYPELAKTLFDVCVEVKEKTGVEISFVNLSGGVGIPYEPDQTPNDIRVIGAGVERVFNEVMVPAGLGNAAIYTEMGRFMTGPYGGLVTRAIHEKHIYKEYIGVDACAANLMRPAMYGSYHHITVLGKEDAACDHKYDVTGSLCENNDKFAVDRMLPKIDMGDYLFIHDTGAHGFAMGYNYNGRLHSAELLLKTDGSVQLIRRAQTLEDYFATFDVFDQYKQLAGK; encoded by the coding sequence TTGAAAAAGAAACCATTTGTCAGCCTGGATCAGGTGAAAGAAATTGTAAAAACCTACCCGACGCCGTTTCATATTTATGATGAAAAGGGAATGCGTGAAAACGCAGAAGCAGTGAAGGAGGCCTTCGCATGGAACAAGGGCTTCCGGGAATACTTTGCCGTTAAGGCAGAGCCAAACCCGTTCATCATGGAGATCTTCAAGGAATACGGCTGCGGCGCGGACTGCTCCTCCATGGCGGAACTGGAGCTGTCCCATGCGGTGGGACTCACCGGCGATGCCATCATGTTTTCCTCAAACGATACACCGGCCGAAGAGTTTGTACGGGCGAAAGAACTGGGCGCCATCATCAACCTGGATGATTTTACCCATATTGAATATTTTGAAAAAGTGGCAGGCCCCTTCCCGAAAAAAATGTGTCTGCGCTATAATCCGGGCGGCGTGTATCAGTTAAGCAACGGAATCATGGACAATCCGGGAGATTCCAAATACGGACTGACGAAGGAACAGCTGATTGAAGGCTACCGTATCCTGAAGGAGAAGGGTGTGGAAGAGTTTGGCCTGCATTCCTTCCTGGTAAGCAACACAGTCACCAATGACTACTATCCGGAACTGGCGAAAACACTGTTTGATGTCTGTGTGGAAGTCAAGGAAAAAACCGGTGTGGAAATCAGCTTCGTCAATCTGTCCGGCGGTGTGGGTATCCCCTATGAACCGGACCAGACCCCGAATGACATCCGCGTCATCGGCGCAGGCGTAGAGCGTGTGTTCAATGAAGTCATGGTGCCTGCCGGACTGGGCAATGCAGCTATTTACACGGAAATGGGCCGGTTTATGACAGGCCCTTACGGTGGACTGGTGACCCGGGCGATCCATGAGAAGCATATCTATAAGGAATACATCGGTGTGGATGCCTGCGCGGCGAACCTGATGCGTCCGGCCATGTACGGTTCCTATCATCACATTACCGTGCTGGGCAAGGAAGATGCGGCATGTGACCACAAATACGACGTTACCGGTTCCCTGTGTGAGAATAATGACAAATTTGCGGTAGACCGGATGCTGCCGAAGATTGACATGGGGGATTATCTGTTTATTCATGACACCGGGGCCCACGGATTTGCCATGGGTTACAACTACAACGGACGCCTGCATTCGGCAGAACTGCTTCTGAAGACCGACGGCAGTGTGCAGCTGATCCGGCGGGCTCAAACCCTGGAAGATTATTTTGCCACCTTTGATGTATTTGATCAGTACAAACAGCTGGCCGGCAAATAA
- a CDS encoding 2-oxoacid:acceptor oxidoreductase family protein, translating to MSKGIEIRWHGRGGQGAKTAALLLADVAFKTGKQVQGFPEYGPERMGAPITAYNRISEEEIRVHSNIYDPDYVAVVDETLLHSVDVTAGLSEQGAIIVNSPRSAREVAAELPDYHGKVVTIDARKISEETLGKNFPNSPMLAAVVAVTQVMNREEFLREMRASYGHKFAKKPEVIEGNMRALERTLAILQA from the coding sequence ATGAGCAAAGGGATTGAGATCCGCTGGCATGGCCGCGGCGGCCAGGGAGCCAAGACAGCAGCGCTCCTGCTGGCAGATGTAGCATTCAAGACCGGAAAACAGGTACAGGGATTTCCGGAATACGGGCCGGAGCGCATGGGCGCGCCAATTACCGCTTATAACAGGATCAGTGAGGAAGAGATCCGTGTGCATTCCAATATCTACGATCCGGATTATGTGGCCGTCGTGGATGAAACCCTGCTTCATTCCGTGGATGTAACTGCCGGTCTCAGCGAACAGGGCGCCATTATCGTCAATTCGCCCCGGTCCGCCCGGGAAGTGGCGGCGGAACTGCCGGATTATCACGGAAAAGTGGTAACCATTGATGCCAGAAAGATTTCCGAGGAGACACTGGGAAAAAATTTCCCGAATTCCCCCATGCTGGCTGCGGTAGTGGCAGTCACCCAGGTGATGAACCGGGAGGAGTTTCTCCGGGAAATGCGTGCATCCTATGGTCATAAATTTGCCAAGAAACCGGAAGTGATCGAGGGAAACATGCGGGCCCTGGAGAGAACCCTGGCGATTCTGCAGGCATAG
- a CDS encoding 4Fe-4S binding protein: MRTDISKISKQTPHTGLTEGLMVFNGGTAKEFRTGEWRNNTPIWKAEQCKQCLLCTPCCPDGSIPVVNGKRRDFDFYHCKGCGICAQVCPFDAIEMKEGVE; the protein is encoded by the coding sequence ATGAGAACGGATATTTCAAAAATCAGCAAACAGACGCCCCATACCGGACTGACCGAGGGGCTGATGGTATTCAATGGCGGAACCGCAAAAGAATTCCGGACCGGAGAATGGAGAAATAATACACCGATATGGAAGGCAGAGCAGTGCAAACAGTGTCTGCTCTGTACGCCCTGCTGCCCGGACGGCAGCATTCCGGTGGTCAATGGAAAACGGAGAGACTTTGATTTCTATCACTGCAAAGGATGCGGCATCTGCGCCCAGGTATGTCCGTTTGACGCAATTGAAATGAAGGAGGGTGTGGAGTAA
- a CDS encoding LysR family transcriptional regulator has translation MTLLSYQVFQTVVKQGSFQKAAEMLNLTPSAVSHAVASMEKSLGFSLFVRSKNGISLTNYGAQLMPYINAVLNSEESLQQAVSALNGLQHGTVKVGCFSSVCTNWMADIIHRFQREHPAIAIEVYQGTYADVSYWIKNGVVDFGFLSVSSAGDLPIEPLCEDPLLCITSVHYQKEQPSEHMSIEEMKNQVFVSQMETTDADIVNYMKVNGLNVQSSYHVVDDLSTIAMVSEGFGICIMPEMVMKDISYPVRMYPLEPEASRIIGVSALDPDFMAPAARLLYEQVIHTYQNL, from the coding sequence ATGACATTATTATCCTATCAGGTATTTCAGACGGTTGTGAAACAGGGGAGTTTTCAGAAGGCGGCAGAAATGCTGAATCTGACCCCTTCCGCAGTGAGCCATGCGGTGGCTTCCATGGAAAAAAGCCTGGGCTTTTCTCTGTTTGTGCGGAGCAAAAACGGGATTTCCCTGACCAATTACGGCGCCCAGCTGATGCCTTATATCAATGCGGTGCTGAACAGTGAGGAAAGTCTGCAGCAGGCGGTGAGCGCGCTGAACGGACTGCAGCACGGGACGGTAAAAGTCGGCTGCTTTTCCAGCGTGTGCACCAACTGGATGGCGGATATTATCCACAGGTTTCAGCGGGAACATCCGGCGATTGCCATAGAGGTATACCAGGGAACCTACGCGGATGTGTCCTACTGGATCAAAAACGGCGTGGTGGACTTTGGCTTCCTGTCAGTGTCTTCTGCGGGGGATCTGCCCATCGAACCGCTCTGTGAAGATCCGCTGCTCTGTATTACATCGGTGCATTATCAGAAGGAGCAGCCCTCCGAGCATATGAGCATTGAAGAGATGAAAAACCAGGTGTTTGTATCTCAGATGGAGACCACAGACGCGGATATTGTGAATTACATGAAAGTGAACGGACTGAATGTACAGTCCTCCTATCATGTGGTGGATGACCTGTCCACCATCGCGATGGTATCCGAAGGGTTCGGGATCTGTATCATGCCGGAGATGGTCATGAAGGATATATCCTATCCGGTGCGCATGTATCCGCTGGAACCGGAAGCCAGCCGGATCATCGGTGTATCCGCGCTGGATCCGGATTTTATGGCTCCGGCCGCCAGACTCCTGTATGAGCAGGTGATCCATACCTATCAGAATCTGTAA
- a CDS encoding 16S rRNA pseudouridine(516) synthase produces MIRDPGFSVPAEASVLWQGKPVAYESYVYYMMNKPAGVISATEDSRDTTVLDLIHDRKRKGLFPVGRLDRDTVGLVLITNDGLLAHRLLSPRHHVNKTYYVCVDGAMTDTQIRQFAAGLPVQDSDPFTALPAELHLLPDSGGSEFLLTIQEGKYHQVKRMCAAVGRPVRSLKRVSMGPLQLDPSLKPGAYRRLTPEELQQLLRCASLQNR; encoded by the coding sequence GTGATTCGCGATCCCGGATTTTCCGTACCTGCGGAAGCTTCTGTCCTTTGGCAGGGAAAACCGGTGGCTTATGAATCCTATGTCTATTATATGATGAACAAGCCGGCCGGCGTCATATCCGCCACGGAAGACAGCCGGGACACAACGGTGCTGGATCTGATCCATGACAGGAAACGAAAGGGTCTTTTTCCTGTAGGCCGTCTGGACCGGGATACGGTGGGGCTTGTACTGATTACAAATGACGGCCTTCTGGCTCACCGCCTTCTTTCCCCCAGGCACCATGTAAACAAAACCTATTATGTCTGTGTGGACGGCGCCATGACAGATACACAGATCCGGCAGTTCGCTGCCGGTCTTCCAGTGCAGGACAGTGATCCCTTCACCGCCCTTCCGGCAGAACTGCATCTTCTGCCGGACAGCGGCGGATCCGAATTTCTCCTGACGATTCAGGAAGGAAAGTACCATCAGGTAAAGCGCATGTGCGCCGCCGTCGGCAGGCCGGTCCGCAGTCTGAAGCGGGTCTCCATGGGTCCTCTCCAGCTGGATCCCTCTTTAAAGCCCGGCGCTTACCGGCGGCTTACGCCGGAAGAACTGCAGCAGCTGCTGCGGTGCGCCTCTTTGCAGAACCGCTGA